One window of the Anguilla rostrata isolate EN2019 chromosome 13, ASM1855537v3, whole genome shotgun sequence genome contains the following:
- the LOC135238366 gene encoding interleukin-20-like isoform X1 yields the protein MCSEWTCAALPGIMVFDRSASLSNRSMNASVSLLCLCFLALLPAEAKPFHRVQLQGCAANVRLHELSKHLTAILQHVSDGDPDIAIITNRVLNSVQPVDRCCFLKELMDFYLHAVFSRCNGVLPLLVQKHASPLANSFFTISQDLQACGCECGGDALLKIQSIRRTFEKMEQGAGVEKALCDLEILLSWMEHQL from the exons ATGTGTTCAGAGTGGACGTGTGCTGCTCTTCCTGGGATAATGGTGTTTGACCGGAGCGCCTCTCTGTCCAACAGGAGCATGAACGCGTCCgtttctcttctctgtctctgcttcctCGCCCTCCTCCCTGCTGAGGCTAAACCGTTCCATCGAGTCCAGCTTCAGGGCTGCGCTGCCAACGTTCGCCTGCACGAGCTCAGCAAGCACCTGACTGCCATACTGCAGCACGTT TCCGATGGGGATCCAGACATTGCCATCATTACGAACAGAGTGCTGAACTCTGTCCAG CCTGTGGACAGGTGCTGCTTCCTGAAGGAGCTGATGGATTTCTACCTGCATGCGGTGTTCTCCCGCTGTAATGGCGTGCTTCCTCTGCTGGTCCAGAAACACGCCAGCCCCCTGGCCAACAGCTTCTTCACCATCAGCCAAGACCTGCAGGCCTGT GGATGTGAATGCGGAGGGGACGCTCTTCTGAAAATACAGAGCATCCGGAGAACGTTTGAAAAG ATGGAGCAGGGCGCGGGGGTGGAGAAGGCCCTGTGTGACCTGGAGATCCTTCTGTCCTGGATGGAGCACCAGCTGTAG
- the LOC135238366 gene encoding interleukin-20-like isoform X2, with protein MNASVSLLCLCFLALLPAEAKPFHRVQLQGCAANVRLHELSKHLTAILQHVSDGDPDIAIITNRVLNSVQPVDRCCFLKELMDFYLHAVFSRCNGVLPLLVQKHASPLANSFFTISQDLQACGCECGGDALLKIQSIRRTFEKMEQGAGVEKALCDLEILLSWMEHQL; from the exons ATGAACGCGTCCgtttctcttctctgtctctgcttcctCGCCCTCCTCCCTGCTGAGGCTAAACCGTTCCATCGAGTCCAGCTTCAGGGCTGCGCTGCCAACGTTCGCCTGCACGAGCTCAGCAAGCACCTGACTGCCATACTGCAGCACGTT TCCGATGGGGATCCAGACATTGCCATCATTACGAACAGAGTGCTGAACTCTGTCCAG CCTGTGGACAGGTGCTGCTTCCTGAAGGAGCTGATGGATTTCTACCTGCATGCGGTGTTCTCCCGCTGTAATGGCGTGCTTCCTCTGCTGGTCCAGAAACACGCCAGCCCCCTGGCCAACAGCTTCTTCACCATCAGCCAAGACCTGCAGGCCTGT GGATGTGAATGCGGAGGGGACGCTCTTCTGAAAATACAGAGCATCCGGAGAACGTTTGAAAAG ATGGAGCAGGGCGCGGGGGTGGAGAAGGCCCTGTGTGACCTGGAGATCCTTCTGTCCTGGATGGAGCACCAGCTGTAG